GGATTAATTTGTTGAAATTAAGAGTAAGTTATGGTGAAGCAGGAAATAACAATATTCCAACAGGACAGATGGTTCAAAGTTTTATTTCATCTACTTCTACCTGGATTAATGGTGTCGATAATTACTGGGCAGCTTCTAAAACAATGGCAAATCCAGATTTAAAATGGGAAACTACTGTTACCCAGAATATCGGTTTAGATTTTGACTTGTTCAAAAACAAAGTAACTGGATCTGTTGAGTTGTATAAAAACAAAACAAAAGACCTGTTAATGAACTTTCCAATTTCTGGAGGAGGTTACGATTTCCAATACAGAAATATGGGTGAAATCCAAAACAGTGGAGTTGAGGCAAGTTTAAATCTTAATCTTATTGAGAGACCTAAATATGGCGTAAGCTTATCTTTCAACGCGGCTTTCAATACCAACAGAATTAACTCTATTGGAGTTATGGATGATTTTAAAGCATCTTCCGGATGGGCATCTACAGCAATTGGAACTGATTATTTAGTAAACGTGGGACAGCCGCTAGGGATTATGTATGGATATAAAAGTGACGGGCGCTACGAAGTATCTGATTTTGATTACAATGCCGGAACATATACTTTAAAAGCAGGTGTGCCAGATGGTACTACAATCGTCGGGAAAATGCAGCCGGGTGCTATGAAATTAAAAGATATCAATGATGATGGTAAAGTAGATGTAAACGATCTTACGATTATTGGAAATGCAAATCCTAAAGCTACAGGAGGTTTTGTTTTAAATGCAAATGCTTATGGTTTTGATCTTTCGGCAGCTTTTAATTATAGTATTGGTAATGATGTTTACAATGCGAATAAAGTTGAATTTTCTACTTCTGTACCAAACGGACAATATAGAAACCTAAGCTCTGAAATGGCTGATGGAAAAAGATGGACGAATCTTGATCCAACAAGCGGACAATTGGTTACAGATCCTGCTCAGTTAGCTGCTTTGAATGCAAATACAACAATGTGGTCTCCTTACATGCCGCGTTATGTGTTCACTGACTGGGCTGTTGAAGACGGTTCTTTCTTAAGACTTAACACATTGAGTTTAGGATATACGACACCAAATGAGCTTACTTCTGCATTAGGAGTTTCTAAATTGAGATTTTACCTTACAGCGAGTAATGTTTTTGTCTGGACTAAATATTCAGGTCCGGATCCTGAATCTTCCACAAGAAGAAACACTCCGTACACGCCAGGAGTTGATTATTCTGCCTATCCAAGAAGCAGACAGTTGATATTTGGTTTAAACCTTAATTTTTAATTCAGTAAAACTTTCACAAGATGAAACATACGATATTAATTGCAGGAATTGCATTGGTAAGCCTTTTTACTTCCTGCTCAGACGATTACTTAGACGCTCCGGCACAATCAACATTAGATGAATCGGTTATTTTCTCTAGTCCAGGATTAGCCGAAGGAGCGATTGACGGGATTAAAATTCCGTTTGCAGAAACCAATTCATACAGAGGACGTTTTCTTCCTTTTTACGGATTAAACACAGATGTAGAATGGTACAACTCTTCACAAACTGTAAGCGACGCTTCAGATTTGTGTACTTACGATGCAAAGCCAAACAATTCACAAATGAATACCACAAACAATGCTTGGGCAATGATGTATTCAGGAATTGAGCGTGCCAACATTTGTATTCGAGGACTGCGTACTTACGGAAATCCTACACCAAATTCACAATTGGGTTACTTGTTAGGAGAAGCTTTAACATTAAGAGCCATTTACTACGCTGATTTGATAAAAGCTTGGGGCGATGTTCCAGCTCGATTTGAACCCGTAAATAATTCTACTTTATACGTTGAAAAAACAAGCCGTGATGTAATCTACAAACAACTTCTTGCTGATTTAGCCGAAGCTGCGACATTAGTTCCGTGGCCGGGAGAAACAGCAGCGACAAGCAGTGTGGAAAGAATTAATAAAGCTTTCGTAAAAGGATTCCGTGCCCGTTTGGCAATGGCTGCCAGCGGTTATCAGCAATATCCTGACGGAATCAGAAGAAGTACAGATCCTGCATTGTCTGTTGGTAATATGTATGCATTGGCATTGGCAGAAACTCGTTCAGTTATTGCCAGCGGATCAGCACATTTAGAATCTTCATTCGAAACTTTCTGGAGAAAATACAATCAGGAAAATATTGCTGCAGGAGGAGAATCTCTTTGGGAAATTCCTTTTTCAGATGGACGCGGACGTATGTTATTTACATTTGCGGTTCGCCACACTACAAATGACCAATTTCACGCCAATGGAGCAAATCGTGGAGGAACTGCAGGACCGCTTCCTTACGTTTTTTACGATTACGATCAGGCAGATACTCGTCGTGACGTTACCTGTGTGCCTTATAAATATGGTACAGCTGTAAATAATATTGCGAAACAAGAATTAGGTGCTCTTAATACTTGGTATTTCGGGAAATATCGTTACGAATGGATGACTCGTTTTGTAACTTCAACCAATGATGATGGTGTAAACAAAATCTATATGCGTTATGCTGAAGTACTTTTAATTGCAGCCGAAGCAGCAAATGAATTAGAAGGGCCAAGCGCAGCAGCTCCCTATTTGAAAGAAATCCGAAGACGCGCATTCCCAGCAGCATCTCAAGCTGTAAAAGTAGATGCTTATGTAAATGCATTAACTTCAAAAGAAGCTATGTTTAAAGCTCTTGTAGAAGAAAATAAATTTGAATTTACAGGAGAAATGGAGCGCAAACAATCACTTATACGCTGGAATCTGTTGAAAGCAAAATTAGATGAAGCGAAAGTAAAAATGACGAACCTTTCACAGCATACAGGCGAATATGCAGATGTTCCAGCTACATTATATTACAAATACAAATCAGACAATGTAAGCTTAGATATTTATGGACTAAACCGAGGTGAAACCGCTAATCCGGGTGCTGACTACACTTCTTTTGCATGGACTTGGACAGGGGCTGCGACAGAAACCAAAATTAACACACTGTACAAAGCAGGCGTTAATCCTGATAGCAGACAATTCTGGCCAATCTGGCAGGTATTTATTGATGCAAGTAATGGAAAATTAGTTAATGATTATAAATACTAAATCCTCTACAGCACTATCATTAATTTATTTAAGACATTATGTGTATGAAAACAAAATATTTATTTAAAGGATTAACAGTTCTTTTTCTGCTAGCAATGGCAGTGACGGGCTGCGAAAGTTATAACGAAGCCGTTATAAATGATTTGAATGTAAGCAGGGAATTTTCTCCAACAGGACTTACAGCAAGAGTTAGGAACCAAACTACAGTTGAATTAAATTGGACTGTAAAAGAAAATGAAGAAACAGATCATTATGTAGTGGAAATTAGTGCTGATGATCCCGAATTTAAAACTATTTATAAAACAGTAAACGTTGCCCCGACTGAATTACCTGTTCAAATAGCTTTAGAAGGGGAAACAGTATATTCTATTAGAGTAAAATCAGTAAGTTCAAAAGGATTAGCGGATTCTAAATGGTCGGTTACTACAGCGACTACATTAACAGAACAACTTTTCTCTGCGGTTCAGGATGCTGATATCGAAGCCAAACAAGTTACTTTAAGATGGACGCCTAATAGTGCAGTAACAGAAATTACAGTGGCGCCTGGAGGGATTACACACACGATTACCCCAGCAGAAAAAGCTGC
This is a stretch of genomic DNA from Flavobacterium endoglycinae. It encodes these proteins:
- a CDS encoding RagB/SusD family nutrient uptake outer membrane protein, producing the protein MKHTILIAGIALVSLFTSCSDDYLDAPAQSTLDESVIFSSPGLAEGAIDGIKIPFAETNSYRGRFLPFYGLNTDVEWYNSSQTVSDASDLCTYDAKPNNSQMNTTNNAWAMMYSGIERANICIRGLRTYGNPTPNSQLGYLLGEALTLRAIYYADLIKAWGDVPARFEPVNNSTLYVEKTSRDVIYKQLLADLAEAATLVPWPGETAATSSVERINKAFVKGFRARLAMAASGYQQYPDGIRRSTDPALSVGNMYALALAETRSVIASGSAHLESSFETFWRKYNQENIAAGGESLWEIPFSDGRGRMLFTFAVRHTTNDQFHANGANRGGTAGPLPYVFYDYDQADTRRDVTCVPYKYGTAVNNIAKQELGALNTWYFGKYRYEWMTRFVTSTNDDGVNKIYMRYAEVLLIAAEAANELEGPSAAAPYLKEIRRRAFPAASQAVKVDAYVNALTSKEAMFKALVEENKFEFTGEMERKQSLIRWNLLKAKLDEAKVKMTNLSQHTGEYADVPATLYYKYKSDNVSLDIYGLNRGETANPGADYTSFAWTWTGAATETKINTLYKAGVNPDSRQFWPIWQVFIDASNGKLVNDYKY